The Juglans microcarpa x Juglans regia isolate MS1-56 chromosome 8D, Jm3101_v1.0, whole genome shotgun sequence genomic sequence GAAAGTGTTTATTCTTTCCACGTGATTGCCAGAAGTGAATGAGTACCACACGAGATAGAAATGAGGGCATATTCCATATTCGTGACCACCTTGACCGCATTGGTTAAGAACATGAGTTACGATGAGGCCAAGTTTTGCTTTAGTTTGTTTTGGTCTTCTTGTCCAAATTTACGGACGCCTtttgttttatgtaaaataaaataaaatattaaaatggtATCACATTTAAAAAACTTCGCATGTAcggagagtgagatgagatgagaattttataaatagtaataagataatttctgaataataatgaaatagtttgagctgagtattttttgagttttagaaaatgaaagagaaaaaaattgaataaaaatattataaagttaaaatattataataatattattattttttagagatttgaagaagttggaatttttttttatttgaaagtttgaaaaaattgtaatgattagtttgaaaattttgtatttaaattatatttaagaataatatgagatcagatgagaattttatatctcatctaAGGTCCCAAACCTGCGAAAATTCATCAATTTGATCCATTCGTATATACTCtccattaaataaataaacgacAGCATTATCATGTGTTCTCACTCTAGTCTTTTACTGTTATGAACATGATCTAAATTGTTGAAGCAATCAGCTTCCTGTCTTTTCCTCCCCTGATAGTGGTTGATAGAGGCTTGAACTTCTTCATTGAAAAGAAGGGCTACAGTTTTGATAAATATGAGTGCCAATTGCAGTCCAAATTCCTACACAAGTGCTGctgctacttttttttcttgctttttttttttattttttattattccatGTGCGTGGCCACAAACATCCAGCCATTGCTCAATATGGTCGATGTGGTCCATGACTTCATTCTAAAAGGTTATATGCTATACCACTAGGCGCCAACACCACCTCCAGAACATAAAACAGCATACAGAATCACATCATGCAGCAACCACAGATCCACAAGCATTTATCTCCAAGAGAGACAACCATTAACGCCAATGTCAGCTTTGAGTCCTTGTTTCAAGGCATTAACATAGGAGATATATTGGTAAAAGGAAACcaaactctctctttcttttttcaataaattaagttttttatgcAACTGACAATGGGAGGCAAAAAGAAAGACCCTCAAagattcaaaacaaaaacaggaTTTTAAGGACTACTGTACATTCCCTCCATGGTGGCATGGAAAGAAACTCAAAACCAAagaacttaacaataataattatagaaaaaggCCAAGTAAGAAACTTCCATATGATccttttttcatgtttctttttCACCGATGAGATGCTGGTTCAATATCTTTCAGAAGTCCAACTATTTGCTGCATTGTTGGTCGCTTTGAGGGAAGGTCAGCCGTGCATAGATATCCGATCTTGAGAGCCTCTTCCATCTGGTCATCCGGTCCTGTATCACGTATCTTTGGATCAATAGCTCTTGACCCTTGGTTCTTCCTTACTAATCCTCGAACCCAACTCACCAAATTGGCTTCATTCTCATCGGGATAGTCATCTCCAATTGGCTTTTTCCCTGTAATTAGCTCAAAAAGAACAACCCCAAAGCAATATACATCTGATTTTGGGGTTGGGCAATCGTATTCTGGCTGAGAAAACTCTGGTGGCACATACCCTGGTGACCCTCGGGCTATCTCCTCATCTAAACCGTTACCAAAAACTTTAGCCAGACCAAAATCAGATAATCTTGGCTCCAAGTCATAATCCAGATATACACTGCTAGCTTTTACATCTCTATGAATAATTGGAGGTGAGCAGCCATGGTGGAGAAATGCCAGTGCTCGGGCCATACTGAGTGCAATTTTATGACGAAATCTCCAAGTTGTCAACAACCCTTCAGAGCCAACATTTTCAATTCCAGTAATATCATCTTCTTCCCATGTATCTATGTTCCAATCCTCAGTAGCCCGAACCCCAAGTGGCAAGTCATGAAGCAAGTTCTGCAAGTTCCCATTCTCCATGTAATCATAGATAGCAATTCTTTGATCCCCAGCTAAGCAATATCCAGTCAATGGAACAAGATTGGGGTGTTTGATTCGACCAAGATACTCCAGCTCTCTTGCAGCTTCTAGGTCAGTTAATGTTGAACCATGGACCAAAACCTTCACTGCTGCATGAATTCCACCAGGTAGAAATCCTCTATAAACAGGCCCAAATTTGCCTTCAGCCAAAAGGGTACCACGGTCAAAATTTGAGGTTGCAGATAGGAGGTCCGCAAATGTGATATTCAATAATGGTTTCTCAAAGATCACTACTGGTACCGAATTTGCATGCTTAACATCAGCTACCCATGTGGTTGAGTCAGTCTGGAATGAAAAGGGGccagaaatattttgttcttctTTGTATGACATCTGCTTTACAGCCCACATTCTAGTTTTCTTTCTCCAACCAAACGCTAGAAAAAGCAATAACCCAGCAAGCAAGCAGATCAGTGAGAGGGTTAAAGCCAGAGCAAGCTTCATTCCTTTATGTTTGTCGGGTCTTCTGTTGAAAAGCTTAGGGTTTGCAGCAATTGGACAGCTGTTCAATGAACCAAAGAATGCAGTCTGGAGGGTATCATGGGAGAACTTTGAAGCACAGAGGGTTAGGTGATTGTAGGAGAAGTTGAACTTCTCCATCAATGGGAGTTTCtttaagagagaaaaaggaacTTCTCCACTCAAGTTGTTCTGGGAAACATCAAGAAGTTGGAGGCTTTTTATACTTAGCAGTGGAATCTTCCCAGTAAGATGGTTCCCAGAAAGATCAAGTgtattcaaattaattaattgtgagATTTCATTAGGAATGTGACCAATGAGACCAGTTTTAGACAGATTAAGGTATTCTAAGTTCCAAAGCATTTCAATTCTCGGGACTTCTTGTCTGGCAAATCTATTGTATGCAAGATTAAgatgtttgagattttgggctTGACTCAAACAGTGAAAAATTTCTCCACTAAGGTGATTCCCAGACAAGTCTAGATAAACCAAATGAGACCAATTGTAACTTGAATTGAATTGTACCTGAGAAATGTGACCTTGGAACTGGTTCCTACTCAGGTCTATAACCTCCAGCTGCTCCTGAAACACACCCATTACAGAACCCTGAAACAGATTCCCAGAAATGTTAAGGCTAGTGATGGATTTCATTTCCATGAAATCTGAGTCCTGGCCATAAATCTCATTTCGTGCAAGGTTCAAGGTCTTGAGCTTCGAAAATGAAGTACCAAAACCATCTGGAAGAGACCCATGTAGCCGATTCAACGAAAGATCAATGGTAACCAGAGACTGGCATTTCGTAATTCCTGATGGGATGCTCTGCTCAAATCCATTTCTATCGAGCTTAAGAACTTGCAGGCTAACTAAGGAGCTTATGGTTGCCGGAATTTCCCCGGAGAAGTTGTTGCTTGAAAGGTCTAAGATTTCAAGGAAACCGAAATTGCCAATGTTGTTAGGTAGGGACCCATAAATCTGGTTGGAGGAGAGATTGAGGCTCCTGAGTAAGCCTAAACTCCACAAATCTGAAGGCAAGCCAGTGATTTCGTTGTTACTAAGATCCAAAGATTGAAGCTTGGTGAGCTTGCCAATTGTGGTGTCAGGAATAGAACCAGTGAGGCCTAAACCAGAAGCTTCAAAACGaagaacattttcttttctggcATCACATAAAACCCATTGCCACGAGCAAACAGGAGCAGAAAAGTTGTAGACTTGAGAAGAGGGTAACCCCATTTTCTGCAAGAACTCAGAGACAAAGAACCCAtctgtgtttggttgttgagaagcCAAAAGCTTAAAGAACAGTGTGAGAACCAAAATGAAGCCAAAGAAACCAAAACCCATCTGAAAATGAGGTCTGAGACTGACAAATaatagagaaaggaaaatgaaccCAAGTCCTCTAACCAGCTCAAAACCCTCACTCAATGCTTCCAAACCACCACCACTCGATCATGAATGGTTCTGTGTCCATCTCCGACAATCCTTTACTGGCTTCTTCAACTCTAAATAATCGAAAACGAGCACCACCCAGTTGACAGTGGCTTTGGCGTTCCAAGAAAATATGACTGTTGGGCTTAAACTCTTCTAAAAAGACACGCTTTCCCCAGAGGGACCCTTGTAATGCCCAGAAGTCCTCCGACAACCGACTATAAGAAACAAATGTACCCAGCAGGAGTATGTAGATAACAA encodes the following:
- the LOC121243688 gene encoding probable LRR receptor-like serine/threonine-protein kinase At2g24230 → MGFGFFGFILVLTLFFKLLASQQPNTDGFFVSEFLQKMGLPSSQVYNFSAPVCSWQWVLCDARKENVLRFEASGLGLTGSIPDTTIGKLTKLQSLDLSNNEITGLPSDLWSLGLLRSLNLSSNQIYGSLPNNIGNFGFLEILDLSSNNFSGEIPATISSLVSLQVLKLDRNGFEQSIPSGITKCQSLVTIDLSLNRLHGSLPDGFGTSFSKLKTLNLARNEIYGQDSDFMEMKSITSLNISGNLFQGSVMGVFQEQLEVIDLSRNQFQGHISQVQFNSSYNWSHLVYLDLSGNHLSGEIFHCLSQAQNLKHLNLAYNRFARQEVPRIEMLWNLEYLNLSKTGLIGHIPNEISQLINLNTLDLSGNHLTGKIPLLSIKSLQLLDVSQNNLSGEVPFSLLKKLPLMEKFNFSYNHLTLCASKFSHDTLQTAFFGSLNSCPIAANPKLFNRRPDKHKGMKLALALTLSLICLLAGLLLFLAFGWRKKTRMWAVKQMSYKEEQNISGPFSFQTDSTTWVADVKHANSVPVVIFEKPLLNITFADLLSATSNFDRGTLLAEGKFGPVYRGFLPGGIHAAVKVLVHGSTLTDLEAARELEYLGRIKHPNLVPLTGYCLAGDQRIAIYDYMENGNLQNLLHDLPLGVRATEDWNIDTWEEDDITGIENVGSEGLLTTWRFRHKIALSMARALAFLHHGCSPPIIHRDVKASSVYLDYDLEPRLSDFGLAKVFGNGLDEEIARGSPGYVPPEFSQPEYDCPTPKSDVYCFGVVLFELITGKKPIGDDYPDENEANLVSWVRGLVRKNQGSRAIDPKIRDTGPDDQMEEALKIGYLCTADLPSKRPTMQQIVGLLKDIEPASHR